The following are from one region of the Balaenoptera acutorostrata chromosome 18, mBalAcu1.1, whole genome shotgun sequence genome:
- the KCTD4 gene encoding BTB/POZ domain-containing protein KCTD4 has product MERKINRREKEKEYEGKHNSLEDADQGKNCKSTLMTLNVGGYLYITQKQTLTKYPDTFLEGIVNGKILCPFDADGHYFIDRDGLLFRHVLNFLRNGELLLPEGFRENQLLAQEAEFFQLKGLAEEVKSRWEKEQLTPRETTFLEITDNHDRSQGLRIFCNAPDFISKIKSRIVLVSKSRLDGFPEEFSISSNIIQFKYFIKSENGTRLVLKEDNTFVCTLETLKFEAIMMALKCGFRLLTSLDCSKGSIVHSDALHFIK; this is encoded by the coding sequence ATGGAGCGTaaaataaacagaagagaaaaagaaaaggagtatGAAGGGAAACACAACAGCCTGGAAGACGCTGACCAGGGAAAGAACTGCAAATCCACCCTGATGACCCTCAACGTTGGTGGATACTTATACATTACTCAGAAACAAACACTGACCAAGTACCCAGACACTTTCCTTGAAGGTATAGTAAATGGAAAAATCCTCTGCCCATTTGATGCCGATGGTCATTATTTCATAGACAGGGATGGGCTCCTCTTCAGGCATGTTCTAAACTTCCTACGAAATGGAGAACTTCTACTGCCAGAAGGGTTTCGAGAAAATCAACTTCTCGCACAAGAAGCAGAATTCTTTCAGCTCAAGGGACTGGCGGAGGAAGTGAAGTCCAGGTGGGAAaaagaacagctaacacccaggGAGACTACTTTCTTGGAAATAACAGATAACCATGATCGCTCACAAGGACTGAGAATCTTCTGTAATGCTCCTGAttttatatcaaaaataaaatctcgCATTGTTCTGGTGTCCAAAAGCAGGCTGGATGGCTTTCCAGAGGAGTTTTCAATATCGTCAAACATCATTCAATTTAAATACTTCATAAAGTCTGAAAATGGCACTCGACTTGTACTGAAGGAAGACAACACCTTTGTCTGCACCTTGGAAACTCTTAAGTTCGAGGCCATAATGATGGCCTTAAAGTGTGGTTTTAGACTGCTGACCAGCCTGGATTGCTCCAAAGGGTCGATCGTTCACAGCGATGCACTTCATTTTATCAAGTAA